The following are encoded together in the Lactuca sativa cultivar Salinas chromosome 1, Lsat_Salinas_v11, whole genome shotgun sequence genome:
- the LOC111913456 gene encoding perakine reductase, with product MAERNSTFEMPRVKLGNQGLEVSRLGYGCMGLTGIYNNPLPEEEGIKVLKEVFSRGITFFDTADVYGVQHANEILVGKALKELPREKIQLATKFGIFKIEPTGIKVKGTPEYARSCCEGSLKRLGVDYIDLYYIHRIDTTVPIEDTMEELKKMVEEGKIKYIGLSEANADTIRRAHAIHPITALQMEYSLWTRDIEEELIPLCRELGIGIVPYSPVGRGFFGGKAIKESVPENSILGSHPRFTGENFTKNKVVYDRVEAMAKNHGCTPIQLALAWVLHQGEDVVPIPGTTKIKNLDENVGTVKVKLTKEDVEEISNAVPIDEVAGCRTGEALLRISWKFANSPPKNNT from the exons ATGGCGGAGCGTAATTCAACTTTCGAGATGCCTAGAGTGAAGCTTGGGAATCAGGGGCTTGAG GTCTCAAGATTAGGGTATGGCTGCATGGGGCTTACAGGTATCTATAACAATCCTCTCCCTGAGGAAGAAGGCATCAAAGTGCTCAAGGAAGTTTTTAGTAGAGGAATTACATTCTTTGATACTGCTGATGTATATGGGGTTCAGCATGCTAATGAGATACTAGTTGGGAAG GCATTAAAGGAATTACCTCGAGAAAAGATCCAATTAGCCACAAAATTCGGTATATTCAAGATTGAACCCACTGGTATTAAAGTCAAAGGTACCCCTGAATATGCACGTTCGTGTTGTGAGGGTAGCCTAAAGAGGTTGGGTGTGGATTACATTGATCTCTATTACATACATAGAATTGACACAACTGTTCCTATTGAAGACACT ATGGAAGAACTTAAAAAGATGGTGGAAGAAGGTAAGATAAAGTACATCGGGCTATCTGAAGCTAACGCAGACACGATCAGGAGAGCACATGCCATTCATCCAATCACTGCTTTACAAATGGAATATTCCCTTTGGACCCGTGATATTGAGGAAGAACTGATTCCATTGTGCAG GGAACTTGGAATAGGCATAGTTCCATACAGTCCTGTTGGGCGTGGATTTTTTGGGGGCAAAGCAATTAAAGAAAGTGTACCCGAAAATAGTATATTG GGTTCACATCCAAGGTTTACTGGAGAAAACTTTACAAAGAACAAGGTTGTTTATGATCGTGTAGAAGCAATGGCAAAAAATCACGGATGTACCCCTATTCAGCTTGCTCTTGCTTGGGTTCTTCATCAGGGGGAGGATGTAGTGCCTATTCCTG GTACAACTAAGATTAAGAATCTTGATGAGAATGTTGGTACAGTTAAAGTGAAACTTACAAAAGAAGACGTTGAAGAAATTTCTAATGCGGTTCCTATCGATGAAGTTGCTGGTTGTAGAACTGGTGAAGCTCTTCTACGTATCTCGTGGAAATTTGCAAATTCGCCCCCTAAGAACAACACTTGA
- the LOC111913457 gene encoding uncharacterized protein LOC111913457 — MASTEQPPKKRKLYDLPQPPSTAEPQPPAPQTSANVPTTTLSQEEIARKRRNQEEIANFYESYKRLKYCISQKDARLMPELEQAYLSLITASRGCTSVQRLVAEFVPKYASCCPTALEAAAKVCINVHNWSMAIINRGEDADGFSFGTAKICIFGLSTICQAASSETPTSSVIQGICSAVFLNVLTFFISSFEGQGIFQIVNKDVTNIFDSPKTFSELKEKFSNENEAPSVILSKFRVLCVLWIFFTCPRNSLAACFELCTSSSTSTDAVPVPNGGQYFLNQVTAGLDTCDDEVSTDKNCLLSLVLDKDPSLKKWILSTVKSISKSASSNIVSDITSAFEKILEELKSGEKQADSDGDDTNSSKFTPRQFLVPRTSEASVREGSITSNTSSNNSGGPKSMDLDSVDHKELPHASSSTPRDPFDGRNQIGNNRTFESPNKHHLTPLTGQPSWLGDGDRAAMDVYTASRQLWVGSLGGPDSPEGHVRFQFERFGPIDKFLYVAFKGFAVIEYNNILDAIKGREVMRGRSPWVIKFLDIGVGTRGDINGVAVGCSCHVYVGNIQSQLEKDEILYEVRKVVFKGPLAVNELMSEGALLMEFVSPEEVATVIGHLRHYRKDKTQRDSVSFQSNNMQYQNWTYRNNPETVSLSHMQGHYGPPSHSQPIQMRPMYYPPPPPPPPPNSSWGDPQPHGMIHHHHVAAPPPFLPPAASVTPLTHNALPPPHHDQMYYVPPQPDVGPPPLPPQLTLPPPLPLPPQPNMPPPLPIHQELPPPLPPSPPPLFESQPPPPPPPAVESPMMGSHWQGTLSKSGVHYSTIHAHKLHSDVCNYSDNNISEPTEWPAKLDITKRTDFRHVMSTFSSTPPHKREVCQLLPSAAADQKGFQDFISYLKQRECAGVIKIGTTRTIWSRLVFILPYSHETCSLLSIAPDTPDCLIALVLPKETNFEWV; from the exons ATGGCTTCGACGGAGCAGCCTCCGAAGAAGCGAAAACTGTACGACCTGCCGCAACCGCCATCAACAGCAGAGCCACAGCCACCGGCGCCTCAGACGAGTGCGAATGTACCTACTACAACCCTATCGCAGGAAGAAATTGCCCGAAAGCGGAGAAATCAAGAGGAGATTGCCAATTTCTACGAGTCTTACAAGCGTCTTAAGTATTGTATTTCTCAGAAGGATGCTCGTCTCATGCCCGAACTTGAACAGGCTTATCTCTCCCTCATCACCGCCTCCAGAG GTTGCACAAGTGTTCAACGTCTTGTAGCAGAGTTTGTCCCCAAATATGCATCATGTTGCCCTACTGCTCTTGAAGCAGCAGCAAAAGTTTGTATCAATGTACATAACTGGAGCATGGCAATCATAAACAGAGGTGAAGATGCTGATGGTTTCTCATTTGGAACTGCTAAAATCTGTATATTTGGTCTATCTACTATCTGTCAAGCTGCTTCATCAGAAACACCAACATCCTCTGTTATCCAAGGCATCTGTTCAGCTGTCTTTCTCAATGTTCTAACCTTCTTTATTTCATCATTCGAGGGACAAGGAATCTTCCAGATTGTAAACAAAGATGTTACAAACATCTTTGATTCTCCAAAAACATTCTCTGAGCTCAAAGAAAAGTTTTCTAACGAAAATGAAGCTCCATCTGTCATATTATCCAAGTTTCGTGTATTATGTGTGCTATGGATTTTCTTTACCTGTCCTAGAAATTCACTTGCAGCATGCTTTGAGCTCTGTACTTCTAGTTCAACTTCAACAGATGCTGTTCCTGTTCCCAATGGGGGGCAGTATTTTCTTAATCAGGTGACAGCCGGACTTGACACATGTGATGATGAAGTTTCAACAGACAAAAACTGCTTATTGAGTCTGGTTCTTGATAAGGATCCATCATTAAAAAAATGGATACTTTCAACAGTCAAAAGCATTAGTAAATCAGCTTCATCTAACATTGTGTCTGACATCACCTCTGCTTTTGAGAAAATATTAGAAGAGTTGAAGTCAGGGGAAAAACAAGCGGACAGCGATGGAGACGATACAAATTCTTCCAAATTTACCCCTAGGCAGTTTTTAGTTCCTAGAACCTCAGAAGCTTCTGTTAGAGAAGGATCAATTACATCCAACACAAGTTCCAACAACAGTGGAGGCCCAAAATCTATGGACCTAGACTCTGTAGATCACAAAGAGCTCCCCCACGCCAGCTCATCAACTCCCCGGGACCCATTCGATGGAAGAAATCAAATTGGCAATAATAGAACATTCGAATCACCTAACAAACATCATTTAACCCCGTTGACCGGTCAACCGAGTTGgctcggtgatggcgaccgagcTGCAATGGATGTTTACACAGCTTCAAGACAGCTTTGGGTGGGGTCATTAGGTGGGCCCGACTCACCTGAGGGACATGTAAGGTTTCAATTTGAAAGATTTGGTCCAATAGATAAGTTTTTATACGTAGCATTTAAAGGGTTTGCAGTTATTGAGTATAATAACATTTTGGATGCTATAAAGGGTAGGGAAGTTATGAGGGGGCGTTCTCCTTGGGTGATAAAGTTTTTAGATATAGGCGTAGGCACAAGAGGCGATATAAATGGTGTGGCTGTTGGGTGTAGCTGTCATGTGTATGTTGGAAACATTCAAAGCCAGTTGGAGAAAGATGAGATATTGTATGAAGTAAGAAAAGTAGTTTTTAAGGGCCCACTTGCAGTTAATGAGCTTATGAGTGAAGGTGCTTTGTTGATGGAATTTGTGTCTCCTGAAGAGGTTGCCACAGTTATTGGACATCTTAGACATTATCGTAAAGATAAAACCCAAAGGGATTCTGTTTCTTTCCAATCAAACAATATGCAATACCAAAATTGGACGTATAGGAATAATCCGGAAACTGTTTCGCTATCACACATGCAGGGGCATTATGGTCCACCATCACACTCACAGCCGATACAAATGAGACCTATGTAttatcctcctcctcctccgccGCCTCCTCCGAATAGCTCGTGGGGGGACCCACAGCCACACGGGATGATTCATCATCATCATGTGGCAGCACCTCCTCCTTTCTTGCCTCCTGCTGCTTCTGTAACTCCACTCACTCATAATGCATTGCCACCGCCACATCATGATCAGATGTATTATGTGCCACCTCAGCCTGACGTGGGACCACCTCCATTACCACCTCAGTTAACCTTGCCACCACCATTACCATTACCACCACAACCAAATATGCCGCCTCCGTTACCGATTCATCAGGAATTACCGCCACCATTGCCGCCGTCTCCACCTCCTTTGTTCGAGTCTCAGCCACCACCTCCGCCACCACCAGCGGTCGAGTCTCCGATGATGGGAAGTCACTGGCAGGGGACATTGAGTAAAAGTGGGGTTCACTACTCTACAATACATGCACATAAACTGCATTCAGATGTCTGCAATTATTCGGATAATAATATCTCAGAGCCTACAga ATGGCCTGCTAAACTAGATATAACAAAGCGGACTGACTTTAGACATGTGATGTCAACATTTTCTAGCACCCCACCACACAAG AGAGAAGTATGCCAACTCCTCCCAAGTGCTGCTGCTGACCAAAAAGGG TTTCAAGATTTTATATCATACCTGAAGCAAAGGGAGTGTGCAGGAGTGATAAAGATTGGGACTACTAGAACCATATGGTCAAGACTTGTGTTCATTCTCCCTTACTCACATGAGACATGCTCTCTTCTCTCCATTGCCCCTGATACACCAGACTGCCTCATTGCTCTTGTTCTACCTAAAGAAACCAATTTTGAATGGGTATAA